Below is a window of Capsicum annuum cultivar UCD-10X-F1 unplaced genomic scaffold, UCD10Xv1.1 ctg4664, whole genome shotgun sequence DNA.
GCAGCTTGAAGATACTACACTctaaaataatccataaaatttgctCATATGAGCCAAGACGGACTGATTTTTAAGCACAAAATGAGTCTCAAATCAGATCACAAGCTTAATATGAAATTAGCTACAGCTACATATATTTAGTTCTAATTTACAAATAGCTGCATATATCAGGTGAGGTAAAAATTCCAGATCCCTCGTTCCAAAATTTAATAGCACAGCTCAAACTATCTATCAGCATGCCAATTATGAGCATTTATTCATTGCAAATCCACAATACTGCCAAAAAATATTTGCTTAAACTACCAACTAATTACCTAAATAGTCATGTTGGACGCCAGGTTTGCTCAAAACGTTCCAGTCTGCCTCATGGACATACCGACAGTCCAAGCAACTGGGCTTTCATAGACCTTGATCATAACATTTCATGAGGAACACTCAAGCTTTGGAAGTAAATTTCAAGGGTTCATTAAGATTCAATGTGGTAGGTAGGTTTAAGAATTAAGCAATGTGAAACTGGACCAAAAAGGACCACATGTACTAATATGAGCCTGCCGAAATCACACAGTTGCAATCCTGACAGAACTTGAAAAGCTTAGCCTTATTCCCCTCTAGGGGTATTTTAGTGACAGGTTCTATAGGAACTGGACAATCCTATTTGGTCAAATACCTTGAGACAAACTCCTATGTTCCTTTTATTACGGCATTCAAGAAAATTGTGAGACACACTAGATTTGCTGATAACCTTGAGACTAGGAAATAACTCAACATCACAGAAAATCCACAAAATACACCAGAAAGATCGTTGCTGAATTGTACGCACCAACTAATCTATAAAGCATAAATAACTAAAGAGGGCATAGCTTTATTATTTAGTTTagcaacaaaaaaatgaaatattcatATCGGTAGGTGGTTATGAGACTCAAGTTCAAGAATTCTGCTCTCTTTGATTCCACACTGAATTGTGTGATACAATATCTAAATCTTGCTGTTAGAGGGATggcagatttatttatttatttatttttggtctgcCACAATTCTAACGAATAAAAGACAAGTAGATTGCTccaccaaaaaaaaattcaaacggGAAAAAAGGAGTTTCTTCTGGACAAAATTCAATTCCGCTCACAAAGTCTATAAACCAAGGGTGATACCAAGtttcactctcacaaagaaacaTATCGCCAGACTTCTAACAGTTCATTGACAAATAAGAATCCTAAGAAAACCATGAACATTGAAAGAAAATGTATGGATGCTTAGTCTATGTAAAAGTGGCTTATAAAAGCATCAGTCTATGTAAAATTCCATCTCTACACATTTGTGGTCTCATCAACATGCTATAACAACTAATATATGCTTCCTAAGCAGTGTTTACACGAATGCAGTAATCCACAAATTAGCTAATATGAATCTGATCAAAACTTAATTTCATTTGCAAATCAGCcatgaagaaaaagatgagaggaaACTTACAATCTATAATTGTAGCACATGTAAGGAACACATAGAAGCGACATGAACCAATGCCCTGTTATCAGATACAGCAAGCACAGAACTCCTTGTGTGATGAACTCAggtaaaacaactccattaatacgAGATGCAGAGTCATATGGGTTGATATAATCAAACTCTAGATCTGATAAGCACATTAGCTGTAATGCATTTCAAATGTCAGACTTCATCATAGaaacagaaaaaaagaaaattaaaaatgcaAGTTCTCTGCAGTTTTCTGCATGTTATACTCAATAGATGGTACAGTTTCGCCATGCCATACTCAATAGAAGCTACCTAACAACTAGCTGGTGCTGCTGAGCAGTTATAGATAACGGCTCTTATCCAAATTAATGTATACATatttgtatgtgtatatatataaacgcACGCACGTGTATGTAGGATATCTTTATAACAGAAATAAGAAGCTCATAAAACCCAAGATCTGATTTGGTATAATTTGAAGTATCTAATAGGCAACACATATTTGTATACCGAATAAGCCCTTACACGAAACTCCATCATGACAAATTATACTTTAACTAAATGATAGTTGAACAAGACCAGAATCTCATTCTCTGAACTCTACAAGAAAGTTATATGCAACTTAAATTTAGTACTATAATCCCTAGGATGACAGCTTACAGCTTATTTGAAGTCAATGTTCAACGAATCACCATCATAGAATCTTATATTTTTAGGTGCTTATTAGCGCTAAAACCAACACGAAATTTCAAAAACCTAAACGAATCTTAATCAACATTTGCCCAAAAAATATATCATCTTCAGTAGACTGTGAAATCCCATCAACTAACAAACAACACTAAATGCAATACGAATTTCCCATTTGCATTACCAAATTAATCAAACACTAAGGTAGGGATAAGGTCTGCGCACACGGGACACTCTATCCTCCCAGGACCCCGCCTATGGACTACATTGGATTTGTTCTTCTTGTTATTGAACTTAATTAAACCCCTAACTTTAAATCTAGTGCTCCCTCCGTTTAATTTTACTTGGccctataaaaaaatatatgtttcatTTTAGTTGTCCATTTTAGCAGCCAAATTTAGAGTTGTAAAGCATGTTAACAACTCTAATTAAAGTATTCTTAATACAAGATAGAAGAAAGTAATAGCAATAAGATTTAGGAGATATACCTGAAAAACAAGCATAACAAGGAGAACAAcgagaataaagaagaagagaagcCATGCCCAAACATCAcccatctttctcttcttttactAATAACTGCAAACAATCAATTGGGATTGAAAAAGAGGATTAATAGGGTCAGCCAGGTGCGTGATGCGCCCCCAGTGCTTTCTTTAATAGTTGATTGGCAGCAAGCAAGCAACGAATCGTACGATAAAAGGAGATTCCAATTTTCAAGCCCCAGGGAACGACTAACGATCCACTTTTGAGCCGGAGCCGGAGCCAGAGCAGTTGAGTGGGTGGGTGGATGGGTGGATATGTCTCGCTCGTAACTTTGACCCGTGTGACCAAGGCTTTGGCTGCAGATGAAGAAAAAACCCTTCCGGGAAAAAGGAATCAAAAAATTACTAATTCATTACATATGAgtgctttttttattttcttgaaagaaatgtggttttttttgtgaattaaaaagaaattggTTATAATAATTGATATTATGCGACAAATATTACATTAGAGTATCACTTAGGAACTAGGATACTCGATTTGTCTATCAAAACTAGTGAATTTTGAGAAAATTGTACACTACTTTTCTTTCGTCATAATTTACGTGGCTTAATTTGACCAGacagtttaagaaataaggagtATTTTAGTGTGAGGTATAACGAATAAATAGTTACaggataaaatgaaaaattattttattccatgaTTAGTGTGAGGTATAAGCTAGTATcgaaattatttatcccaccataaCAGCAtaatgatggaataagttatctcatatacatgATAGAATAACTAATCTCGAAATTAATCATCAGGATAACTTTTTTTCAACCAAACAATCCCCAAGAGAATACTATGTTGTGTTTACTAATATACCCTTATTAAAGTCATTTTAGTGTTCTTTTCGGTTGACTTTTCTTGTTACATAGGACCAAATGAGGATCGATAGGAATAGTACCATTAAATAGTTGTGAAATAAGGAAACATGACATTTTTGTTAGgacgaattaaaaagaaaaatatgtcacATTAATTAAGACGAAAGAagtactattttatttttcattaaatatggGATGGTAAATAAAAGAAGAGGCGAAACACATCGTCAGATCTCTAAACTTTACAcgaatttttattttgacaccTTCAAATAGACGTTCATTTTAAGCACCTTATGCAggcttaaaatgaaaaatatctaCTTGATGTGGCAAAGTAAAAGTTTGTGCCAAGTTTAGGAGGTTGGTGATGTGACAGTGTAGTAAAGTGCTATGCCGGTTTGCGCGG
It encodes the following:
- the LOC124892397 gene encoding protein cornichon homolog 4-like (The sequence of the model RefSeq protein was modified relative to this genomic sequence to represent the inferred CDS: added 166 bases not found in genome assembly); translated protein: MGDVWAWLLFFFILVVLLVMLVFQLMCLSDLEFDYINPYDSASRINGVVLPEFITQGVLCLLYLITGHWFMSLLCVPYMCYNYRLYTRRQHLVDVTEIFNLLNWEKKQRLFKLGYIILLLFVSLFWLIYSALEDDEESL